DNA from Zonotrichia leucophrys gambelii isolate GWCS_2022_RI chromosome 5, RI_Zleu_2.0, whole genome shotgun sequence:
CAGTGGCTGGACTGGGACATTTTTCTATGCATTTAAATTATTAACatgtaaaataatttaacagCATCTCCAAGATTCTGCTCCTAACCACAGAGTTGTCTTTATTTGACTCATTGTCCAGCTCTTGGAGACCTCACAAGAACCTTTTTAAAGCATCCATTTATTGGTCTTCCACATTGTTACAAAACAAAGCTCAACTCTGCCCCAACTTCACACACCATTATGACATGGATCATTGACTTTAGGTCTtccttgtaggctcccttccTGGCCCATTCACTCATGAAAGGTTTATTGCTCACTAGTTACTGATGTGCATCTCCTGGAAGCTGCAGGGCAAAATGAAGGGTCCTGTGAGGACCATCTACCTTGTCAGAAAGTCGTGGGACAAGCACTCATTCCAAAAAGGAATTCAATACCAGCTACTGTGAAGGTCCAGCACGTAATAAACCAAATTAGATCATTAGAACTCTTTTAAGAAGAGCTTTTTCACACCACTTGGCACAATAAAAGGCCTCAAGAATGGTCAAAGATAAGGTCAGAGTTACCACGAGGTCTCAGCAAACTGTTTCCTGGTCTTATTCCCCAAGTTTTGTTTTACAGGGGCTACTGGTTTAATTACTCCCAGCCAAACACATCCTAAATTGGGGCAGGGCTTCCTCCTGTCCCAAACACCAGAGCTGGATGTGCCATTCCCAACTGGGCATCACAGATTATCACAGAGGGCATCACAACAGCCAAACAAGCAAGAGAACACATTGAGAACCCCCACTCTGAGGCTTGACCTCTCCCAAGATTTACTGTCAGATTAGCTCCCATGCAGCAAGCAGGCATTCATTCTTAAAAAACCCTTAATGCAGGAGATCAAACGAGAGGAAGAGTCACTTACCGGGTCACATTTGATAACTTGTGATAGGAAATGTGTGAGGCATTGATAGGAGAGGAAAGTGTTAGTGTTCCCCAGATGCAGGCCTTGCACAGCTGCTACCACGCTGCCAGCTGCGATCATGGAGGGTGggtttgaaataaatttaatatctgtatgaagaaaggagagaaacaaaaaaaaaaaaaaaaaggaaaaaaaaaaagagagaaaaaaaaaagactgaaatgaTTGCTTTAGGAGAAGCCTGTCCATACACATACACTCTTTGTACCAGCATGGCTTTCAGCTGCCAACTATTGCATCCAAAAAGGCAGTGAGAATGGTGAGCAGAAAGGTGCCTCCTGCTGTAAAACTCTTACAGGTCCAAACCTGCAAACACTTATCCACATGAGcaactgctctgcagagagtGGCCCTTCCTAGCACTGGGCCTGGGAGGCCATTCATCACTCGGAGGCACTTTTATCATAAGCAGGGCTCCCATTTGTCCAGGTTGAAATGCTTTGCTCCTGTGAATAATGCCATGGGGGGTCAATGGCACTGCACATCTGAGAAAACCTGTTCACATCCTGCAGTGTTTTGCATGGTCAGACCCAAGGTGCACTCCAACAACGAGTCCTGGGCCCCTTTAATGCAGAAAGTTTTGCTCTAACACGCAAAGGAATATTGCTTTAATGAACAACAACatcaacaaaaagaaagaaaagagaaagactgCTTAACCCTGTCAGGAGGCAGATAATCCATATTTAAATTAAGGTTTCATCTTAAAAATGCTTTGTCTCAACCTAGTCTCTTGTCAGTGGCTGCCATCCATCCTGGCAACAGGGATTTAATGTAAATGTGGCATAACTAAGTGACGGGGGTCCCAAGAATTGGCGGACAATCAGTTACATTCTGATGTGACACCATGCTGACAAGAGGCTGGGCCCCCTTCCAGACTGCATTGCTGTAGGTCTCTCCACAAAGCCACTCCCAGGATCCCTTAAGGGGCTATCTCTGCCATTTAGCAGGTTTTGCCTTTGggtttgtttgatttggtttgggtttttctagggtttttttttaaataataataattatttaataattattattaataataaagtCTACATTTTAATGATAAGACTCTTTTCTGCTGAGCAGGAATGCATTTGATCTATGGTAGCGAACACCTTGGTGGAGAATCAGGAACAAAGGAAGCAAGTGGCACAAGTCAAGGTCCAGTTTTgtgagggagaaagggaaacaCTGCAATGTACACCAGAACCTGAGATACATTCCTTCAGCTTTTATCAGAATACAACTTCCTCTgggttggaaaaatataaaCCATCTGTCAAAGCCCTGAATGAAATCAAAGGAATGGACAGCTTAGAGGGCTCAGTGGAACTGTTTAAGTATTAAATCATGCATCTCCTTTATTATGATAAAATAACTTTTGTGTAAATGTTTTACCAGTGGAACTAAAGCCTTCAGGACTCCATGGAAGTCCTGGCTCTGAATCTGTTTATTCAGACACCTCTGACACTCCACTGTGGCCTTGACCAATACCCACCTTCAAAGGGGCATTTGGCCCAGCATCCTGCAAACCTCCAAAACTGAACTGATACAGGAAATTCTGGCCAAGCTTTGGGGATGCACTGCCAGCAAAAAGGCAAGCCTGAGCTAAAGCAATCTCGTTTATGTTAAAATAAACATATCAAAATAAATTTGGCTTGCCCCTTTTTCCTAACCTGCCTGTTTCCGGGCAGATGTAAACACATCCACCTTCTAGCAAGCTGCTGTcattcccaaaaaaactccaaaaagcTCTGCCATTCCAAAGCCAGTTCTGAACTGAAATAGTGACACAGACTGCAGGTGGACTTTGGAAATGGGGGATTCCCAGCAGGGATCCCACCAGGATGGGGTTGCTCAGAGGGGTAGAGTGGCAGTGCCTTCCCAACACTGTTTACGATGCTCCACAAACGGGACATGACCAAAATGTGTCACTTTAATGAGCCTGTCCTGACAGGATCACGTTTGGGATTAATATTTGTGTTCTTCTTTTAAATGGAGCAGTAAACAAGAACATGAATTCGTAGTCACACCCTCATTCTTTCCAAGGTGGAAAAGTGATAATGAAGTTTAAATGACCAGTTTGTGTCTGTCCCTATAACCACTCCAGACAAGCAGCATGGACTGCCTTTTTGTTGCAACTCAACAAGGAATTATTTGTGGCAGAGGCCACTAATTTCAGCATATTAATCAGGGGGCCCCTCTCGCCTGTAATTGGATGCCCCCAAGTGAAGAGTGTGGCATCATTGTCAGCCTCCATCGCCTCATCTTGCGCTATTGAGCACTCAGGAACAAGGGGGCTTCGGTGAGATGAATTAGACCTGACACAGCCACAATGGGGTAGGGGGCCCCATCAATTGAAGCACACATCCCCAGTAGCCTATCTGAGACTTCATCCAAAAAGAATAAACAACTTCAGCGTTgttaaaaagagagagagggagagagagaggagggggaggagagagaagaatgCCAGCCACCCTGAAGGGAGGACAAAGCAGGCATATAGGCGCTGCAgcgctttaaaaaaaattcctaacaAGGCGAGTcaccccttttcctttttaaatggaGCAGCAATTCCATCCGTCTGGAGAGCTGGGGGCTATGAATGAAAATCTTTTCATTGAGGCAAATCAAAACTGTGAACATAAATCACTTGCTGCAAGATGCAACAGGTTCCAACTGGTCACATACCTTGAGACTTCCAATTTTATAAAGGCTGGAGAATGGGAGAATTGTAACGTGCTCATTTCAAAGGGAgatctttctttctcctttggaGAGGACCAAagcaataacaataacaacagcaataataataataataatgataataataataataataataataataataataataataataataataatgagcCTGGTATGTTTTGATAACCAGAGGAACATAATGAAATGCCGAAGCTCCAATATTTGTTGCTATTCATTGTTATGCTTGTATAGAGCTGCAGTTCTCCCTCAACACCGGTCTTAACTTGGGCCAAAAGAGGCCTGCTTCCTTttgagctctccctgccttgctctgccATGCCAAAGTCCCATTCATTAAGCTCAATTATGTGTTAACTTCAAACAAGccctggtaattttttttttcttttctcttttctttttttctttctttttcgCTTTTTCTCCCAAACCTACCACAGCACAAAGGCATCCTTTggtgaaaatggatttttcaaaaccaaaccaaatcaaacaaatCCACTTCTGCTTCTACTAACCAGACAACTGGAGGGGGAGCCTAGGAGGAATTCCCCTCAACTTCACCTTGCAGTgtaacattctttttctggagCAAACACATACACACTCAACTACAAACACTTCACAGGCTTCACCTTGGTAAGCCAACTGGCCAAGGGTTTGTTTTCTAAGCAAGCATTATTTTGCAGTGTCTTCACAGGAGAACCTCCTTTACAGAAAAGGACACAGGCAGAGGAGAGACTGCACTTGCCCCTGGGGCCACTTAAGCGAgctgtcagtgtccccagtggACTTTGGATCAGGCCCCACAGCATCCAGGCAGCACAAGGCATTTGCAGTCCATCTAGGTTCGTTTTGGCAAGGGGAAATGCAGCACGACCCAGCAACCGCAAAGCAAAGTCCAGATGCTGCTTAAGCCACATGTGATCTTCACTAGCCAACAAAGAAGtcatgagaaaagcaaaaaggtaGAGAAAGCCCTGACAtccaaaaataacaataaaaacacAGAGCCTAGTGGCAGCCTTCCTGAGTGCTCCTTCCCCAGGCAATATTCCCAGCTCCAGtagggagctgcagagggccCCAACTGGTGAGCTCAgcactgttttttttaaaagctcagtAAAACTCCCAGAACATGGTTCTCATTTACTGATCCATTCTCCAGCTGTGGTGTGCAGCAGTGTTAAATAAAGGCTCTGGATGTGCTTCCTAAAAGAAACATAACAACACCGACAGTAGATCAAAGTACTGGACTCTTAGCAAGTCTCCAACCTTTGAACTACTCTTGCTTTCATCCCTGTCATTGCCAACACAACAACCTAGGTTAAACATCCCCACATCCAAAGGGGAGCCCGGGTGGCCGTTCTTTTTAGCTCCAAACTTAGCAAATCATGCCTCCAGAGTCGCAGCAGCCTCGGATCTGGCAGAACCTGGCATGGAGGGACACACTGGACTTTCCCAAAATGTTCCTGCCGGTGGTTTGAAGGTTGTGGCGCTCCCAGCACCAAGCATTACTCCAGGCAACCTCACCTATGAGCTGCCCCTTACGCTGATTTTAGGCCCAAGATGAAGAGCAACGCCACTGTTTATaaacttctctttctcttgGTCGTTCTACCTTTAAGGCCTCACGGTGGGGCTGgttctgtgaaataaaactttttttttttttttaactttgtgggttttttttttttttggttccttCTGAGCTCCTGCCATCTTCCTTCCACTTTTTTCACACCAAATCCAACCTCTGGAGAACAAGCCAGACGGCACCAGCGGGTGCCACCGGCCGCGCGCGTCCATCCCGCCGAGGTTTTGGAGCGTGGATACCACGGCTCCTGGGCGTCTTTGGAGGCTGGCCCTGCTcatggctccagcacagcacgTGGTCACGAGGGTGCAGATGGCAGCGGCTCGGTCCTGTGCCAGGAAAAGCCTCCGTGCCGCGTGGCCCTCCTCCAATCCACCGGCCACcgaggagggaagggaggggggaagAGGCAGCTTGAAGAGGGAAGGTTTAAAACCCCCATGCAGCGCCATTCACAGGGAAAATCTCCCTCTGCCTCATCCTAGAGAATAAATCCACACAGGGAGGGATTCCCTGCACGGGCAGTGAGCCTTTTGCAGCGCCCACATAAACCCGGTGTGGGGAGGTGAGGAAACCATGAAATCATGAAATCACACCGTGCTGAGCTACAGACAGTGATGGGGGGGTCCCCCTCCCTGACATCCACACAAAACTCCGACTCAGAGGCGAAATatcttctgaaaataaaaaaacttacCTCTGGCAAAGTAATCCACCTTCTGCAAACAAGGGGCAATAATCGGGGCTTAAACTACCTCCCCGCAGCTCTGAGACCAACAGCTACGGGAAGCTTTACAAGCCAGGGGGTGGGCGCATGGTGTCGGGGAGCAACGCGCTTTGCGCAACGTGCAGGGCTCATACCTGTAGCGCACAGAGCCACAAAAGTCTGAGCATGTTTACGGATGATCTGCTTGGTGTCCTCTGCCAGAGGCATTTTAGTGAGGAAATGTTCAATGAAATCGTGGGGGGTCATTGCGGCCAGATTCCATTTCAGCTTattcaccagcagcagctccatttgctgcaaagagaagagagagggacgggaagggggaaggagagaagcggaaggagcagggggtggggtggggggagcGTGGTTAGAGCCGCTCGCACACGGTGGTGCCGGGGCTcggcagcggcagcgccgggccgggagcggcaCCGGGTCCCCCCGCGCCGGGGCAGCGCCCGCCGCGGCCGCCAGGGGGAGCCCGCGGGCCGCCCAGCGCCGGGCCGGCCGCCGGTGCCGCTCCCGCTCCCGATCCCATCCCGGCCCCATCCCGGCCCGCGCCGCATCCGCAGCTCCCGCCCGCCGCTTCCCAACGTGTGGCGTTGCCGTCATTTTCCcctacatttttttaaaaatatttttcttaaattttttgcatcgattttttttttttttttttattcctgaagCGACTGAACGTGAAATTACCAGTAATTCGTCGGGTCTAATGGAGTTATCTGTATAAATGCACAGTTTTTCTGCGGTCAGAGGAATAGTTTCCTTCATTTTTGAAGCCACAAACATGCAGGTAGCTCCGAGCAATTGCAATCGGCTTTTCTTGAGGGGTTCGAACGACAAAAATCTGTCCAAATAATTCATAGCCAAGGGGAAAACTTCCTCTTCGCACTTCTGCTCCTCGCAAACCTGCAAGAAGGAGAGAGATCGTTGAAGAATAATTTAACTGAGGCGAAAGACAGGCTTGTCCCGCTGCTCTcgccctccctcctccctcaccCCCAGGCTTTGAAGGGCAAGGTTGAAGGAGACGAGGAAGAAACGCAGTTGGGGGAAAATGGATAAATATGGGAAAAGCAGCGGcatcaaagaaaatgaaagtcaCGAGTGACAAAGTGGGGGGAAATGTTGCGTTAGAAACCCGCAGGCGATTCATGGCAAAAGGGGAGGAGGGTAATCGAAGAAGAGGTCTGTGCCCAGTTTTTCAGCCCCTaagaacaaatttttaaaaagggaagaagacGGAAAGCGGAGGAAAATGCTAACCCCCGCGGTCGGTAACGGGGTGCAGAGCCGGGCTCGGCCCCGGATTTCTTTATTTcgcttttattttttcatctattttGCCGTTGTGCTGCCGATTCCCCTCCGGTCGAGACACAAAGGTGGCGTCCAGCCTCATTTCCCCAGACGTCatcttttcaaaaaatatttaaaaatatttaaaaaattattcgACCTCtcaaaaaaggctgaaaatgaAGCGGCGGGGGTCCTTTACCGAGCCCCGtgcctctggtgctgctggggggctCCAGGAGGATCCCCCGAAGTGAAATCCACCGCCTCCCTCTCTcgccctgcagcacagccggGCGCGACAGTTCCCACAGCAAGGCAGGGCGCTGCGgtttcaaaaattaattaaaaatacatcgCGGGCACCCAGGGCTTCCGAAAAGGCATGAAAATGtagcccagctcctggggctccctCTGGGATCCCCCCCAGACGTGTCTCGCCAGGGACCGGGCCCTTTCCAACTGTTTTTTCCCACCTTGCCGCTTGCTGCCGCAGCACAAGCGTGCCTTTGAGGGGTGACCGCAGCTCCAGCCTGTCTTCACGCTGAACAAAGAAACTttcaccctgcagctccccccaGAAAGGCCGGAGCCCCTCGGGCCGGTCCCCCTGCCCGCAGCCCCAGCGGGGTCCCCCGGCCCCCGACCTTCCTCCCCCGGCCCCttcccccgctccccccgccacacacacacacacacacacccttgGCTTTGCTCCCCGGGACTTTCTTCGTTTTTCTCCCGATTAATAAACACTTTTTGCTTtgcaaataaaagaacaaagatGGCGCATAATACTGGCACGGGCAGCCGCTTGCATACGTGTACAAggatattaatttaaaataaaaatcccccagaaaacacgggctggcagcaggggccGGCAGCGCGGCCGGGGGTTCGGCGGCCGGGCCGGAGCCGCTCCCCGCCGGGCCCAGGGAGCCCCGAGCCGGCTCTGCCCCGGCTCCGCCGAGCCCCGACGGCCGGGAAAGGCGCCGGGCACCCCCCGAGCCCCGCGGGCAccgggcagggatgggggggCTCATCCGCCGCCTCTCAGCGCCGGGACCCGGCAGCCGCAGCGGGGACGCGGAGCCGGCGGCCGCCGCCACCTCGGGCCGCGTCCCCTCGCTCCACGCGGGCGTCTCCGAGGGCAAGCAACGTGTGCCGAGCCGGGAAAGCGATCCCGGGGGAAAGGCAGGGGGGCCGGGAGATGGGGCAGCGGCTCCCCCGGCTTAATTCGTTTCGGTGGCCGGAggttgcaaggaaaaaaagtcgCCGAAAGATACAAACCTCCAGCATCCAAGTGGCAACTATTTTCCTCATATATGGCAAGATTTCTTTCTGCACGCACTTGAAGTAGGAGACGGAGGGCGAGCAGGTCTCCTCCGCCTTGAGCATTGTCTGCAGCACCCTGTCATTGAGGAGGCTGGCATCCAGGTAGGCTCGTCGGATGGTCTCCACCTcgcagcacagcagctgatgTTCCATGTCTGCCTTCGTCGCCTCGAGTCAGTTCTCTGCAGCAGGACTGAGTCAGTCGCTCGctcgctctctctctcttccccttccagGAGTCCCTTGGATGCTGCTCCTGCTACTGCCGCTACAGCCCTCTGGAGGCTGAAAAACTTTCTAACTTCCAACAAAACTCTCCTGGTGTAGTCTCTGTGACGTTACTGTTGTTAAGCAGAGATCAAAGCACGAGAGAGaatgagaaagagagagagagccaaAAGCAAGGGGCAGAGCCCTAAAGCCATCCCATAGGCTTCAAGTCCTTCCCCTTTGCTTAGCTTATAGAGAGCAGGGTTTTAATGCAAATGAGACAAGGGCTCGCTTTCTTCAAGGGCAAGGCAGAAGTGGGGGAAACCCAAATTGTCTCTTCAGTGGATcatgcataattttaaaaatggagcAAGTTCTGCACTGGGAGCCAAATGATGAATGGGGCTAAGGCCACACACAGACATCAGGGAGAGAAATGCAAGGAGACTTTGTATTATTTTACGGGGGCGCCAGGGAGGGGAACAGAGCGGAGCAGCACCAGTGCCTCGCTGTTTGCTatcaatattattattattattattattattattattattattattattgctgtcACTGGCACGAATCTGCCGTGCTGTCCTTTAAAAAGGTGCACTCCCAGCCTGAACGCCAACTCCTCTTTGTAGCTGATCCCAAGGGAAAACCTTTCTTCCATTTCCTCAGCCCTGTTTTGTCCCAGCCAGGATGGTTTTACCGCACACcaaattttttaaacaattggGGTGCCCACCGCTCTGCCAAGATGGTTCTTTTcccaacctttttcttttttgttttcctttcactttaAAGGTTTCACCTTCCCAGAGGGGCACGGaggtggcaggggacagggcgAGAGCTAATCCTGCACACTGGGAAGGCCACACTCGGCACCCCACCCAGGAAAAATATCCCTGTGGAGCAGCACAATGGAGGCCAGGGCTCcctccagcacctctgggacACGAgctggtggggagggagggaagtgCTGGAGCCTGCAGAGGCCTCATCCGTGTCTCCGGGACATTCTGTCCACTCGTGATGGGGCCCTACTGTAAATAGCTCCCACTGCCTGGCCGAGCCTCCTGTACCTGAGCACGCTCTGCTTGGTGCTGTTTGTGTTAAAAAAGGGCATCTCTGAAGTCTCACTTTGCCAGGGGCTGACAGCACAGCTTGAGGCCTGCTGGggagcactggaggtgaggctgatGCCTGGGAGAAGTGCCTTGTCGTGCCCCAAAGTGGTGTTGGGAGAAGCAGGAAGGCTGTAAATTGGGGTGCATGGATTAACCTCAGCCTCGGTGCTTTAACATCACCTGGGTGTTGAATACCTGCCAGGGGTGCAACAGTGATGGCAGAAACTCCAGCTAGTGGCAGGGGGCTGGCCACGGAGGACACAGCATctgtcctgcagggagagcagtgcCAAAGATCACAGGGCATGTTGTTGCACAGTTGTGTGTTTATGTAATCTCTTTGCACGGACTGTCTGCCCATCTTTTCTCATTTACTCGTTTGCTTGACCATTTGTCTCCATTTTGTGTCCTCTGtcacaaggaggaggaggaggctgttGG
Protein-coding regions in this window:
- the CCND1 gene encoding G1/S-specific cyclin-D1, which translates into the protein MEHQLLCCEVETIRRAYLDASLLNDRVLQTMLKAEETCSPSVSYFKCVQKEILPYMRKIVATWMLEVCEEQKCEEEVFPLAMNYLDRFLSFEPLKKSRLQLLGATCMFVASKMKETIPLTAEKLCIYTDNSIRPDELLQMELLLVNKLKWNLAAMTPHDFIEHFLTKMPLAEDTKQIIRKHAQTFVALCATDIKFISNPPSMIAAGSVVAAVQGLHLGNTNTFLSYQCLTHFLSQVIKCDPDCLRACQEQIESLLESSLRQAQQHSVSSETKTVEDEADLSCTPTDVRDVNI